One Megamonas hypermegale genomic window carries:
- the hisH gene encoding imidazole glycerol phosphate synthase subunit HisH, translated as MIAIVDYGVGNLYSVEKAFAKFSDDVILTQSADVIDKADKVVLPGVGAFGDCMKNFKASGLMDAVMRAVENNKPVMGICVGLQIMFEGSEESPDIKGLGIFKGMVRKINAPGLKIPHMGWNSLTINENTHVDINLFKNIRKNPYVYFVHSYHAMPEDKFIILATSVYGEEITAAVGKNNVIATQFHPEKSGDIGLSIIKNFVEG; from the coding sequence ATGATAGCAATAGTTGACTATGGCGTAGGCAATCTGTATAGCGTGGAAAAAGCCTTTGCCAAATTTTCTGATGATGTTATATTGACACAAAGTGCTGATGTCATCGACAAAGCTGATAAAGTCGTACTACCTGGTGTCGGTGCTTTCGGCGATTGCATGAAAAATTTTAAAGCTTCTGGTCTAATGGATGCTGTAATGCGTGCTGTAGAAAATAATAAACCAGTGATGGGTATTTGCGTTGGTTTACAAATCATGTTTGAAGGCAGTGAAGAAAGCCCAGATATAAAAGGTTTAGGCATTTTTAAAGGCATGGTACGCAAAATAAATGCTCCTGGTCTTAAAATTCCACATATGGGCTGGAACAGTCTTACAATTAACGAAAATACTCATGTTGATATAAATTTATTTAAAAATATCCGTAAAAATCCTTACGTTTATTTTGTGCATAGTTACCATGCTATGCCAGAAGATAAATTCATTATTTTAGCAACATCTGTATATGGCGAAGAAATAACTGCCGCTGTTGGTAAAAATAATGTTATAGCAACTCAATTTCACCCTGAAAAATCCGGTGATATTGGTCTTAGTATTATTAAAAATTTTGTAGAGGGGTAA
- the hisC gene encoding histidinol-phosphate transaminase, translated as MIKLKYRTGLKDMPSYDVVERDWNIKVNANESNLNMPPLVEERLMARLSCVAFNRYPNEQVDTLAEQIAANFNLTKENVLIANGSSEILEKLFFAFGGRGRKIVFPWPSFSMYKIYAKFSASTAVPVDLREDFTFDPIAFVDAIKENKASLAVICSPNNPTGTKIPVADIEYIAKNIDCALAIDEAYIEFDGGTVTGLLKEYPHMMVARTFSKAYALASARVGYLLANKKVIEMVSKACMPYHVNVLSAITADTVYQMRDEYVPRIQMSIAERKRMSELLKQIDGMTVYPSVTNFILVKHPKATQINEYLESLGIGIRSFGNAPRLENCLRLSMGTREENDTWYKAIKDFVEGNVQ; from the coding sequence ATGATTAAATTAAAATATAGAACCGGTTTAAAAGATATGCCAAGTTATGACGTTGTAGAACGCGACTGGAATATCAAAGTCAATGCCAATGAATCCAATTTAAATATGCCTCCACTTGTAGAAGAACGCTTGATGGCGCGTCTTTCCTGTGTTGCATTTAACCGTTACCCAAATGAACAAGTAGATACACTAGCTGAACAAATCGCTGCTAATTTTAACTTAACTAAAGAAAATGTTTTAATCGCCAATGGTTCTAGCGAAATCTTAGAAAAATTATTCTTCGCATTCGGCGGTCGCGGTCGTAAAATCGTCTTTCCTTGGCCATCATTTTCCATGTATAAAATTTACGCTAAATTCAGCGCTTCTACTGCTGTTCCTGTAGATTTAAGAGAAGATTTTACATTTGACCCAATAGCATTTGTTGATGCGATTAAAGAAAATAAAGCTTCCTTAGCTGTTATCTGCTCACCGAACAATCCTACTGGCACAAAAATTCCAGTAGCTGATATCGAATACATCGCTAAAAATATCGATTGTGCTTTAGCTATTGATGAAGCGTATATCGAATTTGATGGCGGTACAGTAACTGGCTTATTAAAAGAATATCCACATATGATGGTTGCTCGCACATTCTCCAAAGCATATGCTTTAGCTAGCGCCCGCGTTGGCTATCTCTTAGCTAATAAAAAAGTCATTGAAATGGTCAGCAAAGCTTGCATGCCATACCATGTAAATGTACTTTCCGCTATCACTGCTGATACAGTTTACCAGATGCGTGATGAATACGTTCCTCGCATTCAAATGTCCATCGCTGAACGCAAACGCATGAGTGAACTTTTAAAACAAATCGATGGCATGACTGTTTATCCATCTGTTACTAACTTCATTTTAGTAAAACACCCTAAGGCTACACAAATAAATGAATACCTCGAAAGCCTTGGTATCGGTATCCGTTCATTCGGCAATGCACCTCGCCTTGAAAATTGCTTGCGCCTTTCTATGGGTACTCGCGAAGAAAATGATACTTGGTACAAAGCAATTAAAGATTTTGTTGAAGGGAACGTACAATAA
- the hisD gene encoding histidinol dehydrogenase, whose amino-acid sequence MQVLKVKELGLEAVKKTLDKKAFDEVKLNPRIRAKNKELYGEDLTAAQIVDRIVNEVRQDGDAAIIKYTKLLDGAEFTAKDFLVTEAEYETAYAQADTKIVESLRKAIENVRRYHQEQKPNSWITYRAHGSILGQSVIPLDRVGVYVPGGTAAYPSSVVMNVVPAKVAGVKEIVMMAPPSRDGKLNPYVLIAAKEAGVNAIYKIGGAQAIAAMAFGTQTIPKVDKITGPGNIFVTLAKKAVYGHCDIDMLAGPSEILIVADKTADPVYTAADMLSQAEHDMLASSIVLTDDAKLADKVLAEVEKQLAKLPRKEIASASLEKNGRIILTENLMQAFELANYSAPEHMEILTENPFTYLPYVRHAGAVFLGAYSPEPLGDYFAGPNHVLPTGGTARYYSVLNTETFMKRTSIISYTQPALQEVSSDIIRLAKAEGLDAHANAIILRGENND is encoded by the coding sequence ATGCAAGTTTTAAAAGTCAAAGAATTAGGTCTTGAAGCCGTCAAAAAGACTTTAGATAAAAAAGCTTTTGATGAAGTAAAATTAAATCCACGCATTCGTGCTAAAAATAAAGAATTATACGGTGAAGATTTGACAGCTGCTCAAATTGTTGACCGTATTGTAAATGAAGTTCGTCAAGATGGCGATGCTGCTATCATAAAATACACAAAATTACTCGACGGTGCGGAATTCACTGCTAAAGATTTTCTCGTAACTGAAGCAGAATATGAAACAGCTTACGCTCAAGCTGATACAAAAATCGTAGAGTCTTTAAGAAAAGCTATAGAAAACGTACGCCGTTATCATCAAGAACAAAAACCAAATTCTTGGATTACATACCGTGCACACGGTTCAATTCTCGGTCAATCCGTCATTCCTCTCGATAGAGTTGGCGTTTATGTACCAGGTGGCACAGCTGCTTATCCTTCCTCTGTTGTCATGAATGTCGTTCCAGCAAAAGTAGCAGGAGTCAAAGAAATCGTCATGATGGCTCCACCATCTCGCGACGGCAAATTAAATCCATATGTACTTATCGCCGCTAAAGAAGCTGGCGTAAATGCTATCTATAAAATCGGTGGCGCTCAGGCAATCGCTGCTATGGCTTTCGGCACACAGACAATTCCAAAAGTAGATAAAATCACAGGCCCTGGCAATATCTTTGTAACACTCGCTAAAAAAGCTGTTTACGGTCATTGCGATATCGATATGCTCGCAGGTCCAAGTGAAATTTTAATCGTCGCTGATAAAACGGCTGACCCTGTATATACAGCAGCAGATATGCTCAGCCAAGCTGAACACGATATGCTCGCTTCTAGCATCGTACTCACAGATGATGCCAAGCTCGCTGATAAAGTTCTCGCTGAAGTAGAAAAACAATTAGCTAAATTGCCACGTAAAGAAATCGCTTCTGCTTCACTTGAAAAAAATGGCCGTATCATCTTAACTGAAAATCTCATGCAAGCTTTTGAACTTGCCAATTATTCCGCGCCAGAACATATGGAAATCTTAACTGAAAATCCATTTACTTATCTGCCATATGTCCGCCATGCTGGTGCTGTATTCTTAGGCGCTTATTCTCCTGAACCACTCGGAGATTATTTCGCTGGTCCAAACCATGTATTACCAACAGGCGGAACAGCTCGCTATTATTCCGTACTCAATACAGAAACTTTCATGAAACGCACTAGCATTATTTCTTATACACAACCAGCACTTCAAGAAGTATCTTCCGATATCATTCGTCTTGCTAAAGCCGAAGGTTTAGATGCTCATGCAAATGCTATAATTTTAAGAGGTGAAAATAATGATTAA
- the hisB gene encoding imidazoleglycerol-phosphate dehydratase HisB yields the protein MENAVNRCGEIKRTTAETSIQIKINLDGTGKSNIKTKIGFFDHMLTLLSAHSLIDMDINCDGDIEVDGHHSVEDCGIALGQAFSKAIGDKRGINRYGTFYVPMDEALALVSLDISGRPFLVCDMGELAPMIGDFDCELVEEFMRAFAFNAGITLHIKVLYGKNSHHKVEGVFKALGHALRHAVEFDERAKNKIPSTKGVL from the coding sequence ATGGAAAATGCAGTAAATCGCTGCGGTGAAATAAAACGTACTACAGCAGAAACTTCTATTCAAATAAAGATAAATCTCGATGGTACAGGAAAATCCAATATAAAGACAAAAATAGGTTTTTTTGACCATATGTTGACGCTCTTATCTGCGCATAGTTTAATAGATATGGATATAAATTGTGATGGTGATATCGAAGTTGACGGTCATCACAGTGTAGAAGATTGCGGTATCGCCCTTGGCCAAGCTTTTAGCAAAGCCATCGGAGATAAACGTGGCATCAATCGCTATGGTACATTTTACGTTCCAATGGATGAAGCACTCGCACTCGTCAGCCTCGATATAAGTGGCAGACCATTTCTCGTCTGTGATATGGGTGAACTCGCCCCAATGATAGGCGATTTTGATTGTGAACTCGTTGAAGAGTTCATGCGTGCCTTTGCATTTAATGCTGGTATCACATTGCATATAAAAGTCCTTTATGGCAAAAATTCTCATCACAAAGTTGAAGGTGTATTTAAAGCTCTAGGTCATGCACTGCGTCATGCCGTTGAATTTGATGAACGTGCAAAAAATAAAATTCCTTCGACAAAAGGTGTACTATAA